The proteins below are encoded in one region of Nocardioides marmorisolisilvae:
- a CDS encoding FAD-binding oxidoreductase gives MRTNPSTLGRRALLIAGAAGLVAGCSGGPGATVAAPAAGSTPRLPSSPPSSTGPVPWGDLRRHVRGLLRRPGDAGYNRVRRTENPRYDDNHPLAVLTVASASDVAIAVTWARDHGVPVAVRSGGHSYPGWSAGGAPGTGMPSALVLDCRDLDRVAVHPSGTASIGAGAALARVYDVLGNRGRALAGGSCATVGISGLALGGGVGVLTRAMGLTCDAMRSLEVVTADGRLRVVDPDRHPDLFWALRGGGGGHLGVVTSLRFATTAAPTLTTFYLGWPFSAAARVIEAWQDWAPDADPRLWSTLKALGGGAHPGGPTLLLSGTWTGPTGTLDRQLAGLLAHAPAPSVRTTHVRGYHEAMMTYAGCATIPASRCHTGPGGSLTREAFAATSHVGYEALPSAGIAELLGEVERAQSSGLHEAGISMDALGGHVRDLSPTETAFVHRRALMTVQYTATYSGQRGHDASAYVRRFRSTLMPYWGDHAYVNYADRAVRHHRTAYFGANAARLAAVKRAYDPDNFFDQPQGY, from the coding sequence GTGCGCACGAATCCATCGACTCTCGGTCGTCGGGCCCTGCTGATTGCGGGCGCCGCCGGCCTGGTGGCCGGCTGCAGCGGCGGCCCCGGCGCCACCGTGGCGGCTCCGGCGGCAGGGTCCACCCCGCGGCTCCCTTCGTCGCCCCCGTCGAGCACCGGTCCGGTCCCCTGGGGCGATCTGCGCCGGCATGTCCGGGGCCTCCTGAGGCGTCCGGGCGACGCTGGCTACAACAGGGTCCGGCGCACCGAGAACCCCCGGTACGACGACAACCACCCGCTGGCCGTCCTCACCGTCGCCTCCGCCTCTGACGTGGCGATTGCGGTCACCTGGGCGCGGGACCACGGCGTACCGGTGGCGGTGCGGTCGGGCGGCCATAGCTATCCGGGCTGGTCCGCGGGCGGCGCGCCCGGAACCGGGATGCCCAGCGCACTGGTCCTGGACTGCCGCGACCTCGACCGGGTCGCCGTGCACCCCTCCGGGACAGCCTCGATCGGCGCCGGTGCCGCGCTGGCCCGGGTGTACGACGTCCTCGGGAACCGGGGACGGGCCCTGGCCGGCGGCTCGTGCGCGACCGTCGGGATCAGCGGGCTGGCCCTCGGCGGCGGCGTCGGCGTACTGACCCGGGCGATGGGACTCACCTGTGACGCGATGCGGTCGCTGGAGGTGGTCACCGCCGACGGCAGGTTGCGCGTCGTCGACCCGGACCGGCATCCCGACCTGTTCTGGGCGCTGCGCGGCGGCGGAGGCGGGCACCTGGGCGTGGTCACCTCACTGCGGTTCGCGACCACGGCGGCGCCGACGCTGACCACCTTCTACCTGGGCTGGCCGTTCTCGGCCGCTGCTCGGGTGATCGAGGCCTGGCAGGACTGGGCCCCTGATGCGGACCCGCGGTTGTGGTCGACCCTGAAGGCGCTCGGCGGGGGCGCTCATCCGGGCGGTCCCACGCTGCTGCTCTCGGGCACCTGGACCGGGCCCACAGGAACGCTCGACCGCCAGCTCGCCGGGCTCCTCGCGCACGCCCCGGCCCCGTCGGTCCGGACCACGCACGTGCGTGGCTACCACGAGGCGATGATGACCTACGCAGGCTGTGCGACCATTCCGGCTTCGCGTTGCCATACCGGGCCGGGTGGCTCGCTCACCCGCGAGGCATTCGCGGCCACCTCCCACGTCGGCTACGAGGCGCTGCCCTCTGCAGGCATCGCGGAGTTGCTCGGCGAGGTCGAGCGGGCCCAGTCCTCCGGGCTGCATGAGGCCGGGATCTCGATGGACGCCCTCGGCGGCCACGTCCGCGACCTGTCCCCCACGGAGACCGCGTTCGTGCACCGGCGGGCCCTGATGACCGTCCAGTACACCGCGACGTACTCCGGCCAGCGCGGACACGACGCCAGTGCCTACGTCCGACGGTTCCGGTCGACGCTGATGCCGTACTGGGGAGACCATGCGTACGTCAACTACGCCGACCGTGCGGTCCGGCACCACCGGACGGCGTACTTCGGTGCGAACGCCGCCCGACTCGCCGCGGTGAAGCGGGCCTACGACCCGGACAACTTCTTCGACCAGCCCCAGGGATATTGA
- a CDS encoding acyl-CoA dehydrogenase family protein produces the protein MERTIYDADHESFRESVREFLAREVEPHLEKYEQNHGLDREFWRAAGAQGFLGLEIPEQYGGQLEPGAGDYRFNAVLTEELARVNMALASCVGIHADIVAPYLVHLTTEEQRERWLPPYATGELLGAIGMTEPSVGSDLANLRTTAVQDGDSWVINGSKTFITNGFSADLVVVAARTSPEKKAKGISLFGVETANPGFALGRKLDKVGQDESDTAEMSFTDLRVSNDDLIGPLDTGFVSMMQFLPQERLNCAVANLAHARQILDETIQYAKEREAFGQPIGRFQNTQFLLAELVTKADVTQAFIDQCVTAHAAGRLTPVDAAKAKWWSSQVQNEILDHCVQVHGGYGYMNEYRVARAWRDARVTKIWAGSNEIMKMLIGRDLGL, from the coding sequence ATGGAGCGCACCATCTACGACGCCGACCACGAGTCCTTCCGCGAGTCCGTCCGCGAGTTCCTCGCCCGCGAGGTCGAGCCCCACCTCGAGAAGTACGAGCAGAACCACGGGCTCGACCGCGAGTTCTGGCGCGCCGCCGGCGCGCAGGGGTTCCTCGGACTGGAGATCCCCGAGCAGTACGGCGGCCAGTTGGAGCCAGGGGCCGGCGACTACCGGTTCAATGCCGTGCTCACCGAGGAGCTCGCGCGAGTCAACATGGCGCTCGCCTCGTGCGTCGGCATCCACGCCGACATCGTCGCGCCGTACCTGGTGCACCTGACCACCGAGGAGCAGCGCGAGCGCTGGCTGCCCCCGTACGCCACCGGCGAGCTGCTGGGCGCGATCGGGATGACCGAGCCGAGCGTCGGCTCGGACCTGGCGAACCTGCGGACCACGGCCGTGCAGGACGGCGACAGCTGGGTGATCAACGGCTCGAAGACGTTCATCACCAACGGCTTCAGCGCGGACCTCGTCGTGGTGGCCGCCCGCACCTCGCCGGAGAAGAAGGCGAAGGGGATCTCGCTGTTCGGCGTCGAGACGGCGAACCCCGGCTTCGCGCTGGGTCGCAAGCTCGACAAGGTCGGCCAGGACGAGTCCGACACCGCCGAGATGTCCTTCACCGACCTGAGGGTGAGCAACGACGACCTGATCGGGCCGCTCGACACCGGGTTCGTCTCGATGATGCAGTTCCTGCCGCAGGAGCGGCTCAACTGCGCTGTCGCGAACCTGGCGCACGCCCGGCAGATCCTCGACGAGACGATCCAGTACGCCAAGGAGCGCGAGGCGTTCGGCCAGCCGATCGGCAGGTTCCAGAACACCCAGTTCCTGCTTGCCGAGCTGGTCACCAAGGCGGACGTCACCCAGGCCTTCATCGACCAGTGCGTGACCGCGCACGCTGCCGGCAGGCTCACCCCGGTGGACGCCGCGAAGGCCAAGTGGTGGAGCTCGCAGGTGCAGAACGAGATCCTTGACCATTGCGTGCAGGTCCACGGCGGCTACGGCTACATGAACGAGTACCGGGTCGCCCGCGCCTGGCGCGATGCCAGGGTGACGAAGATCTGGGCCGGCTCGAACGAGATCATGAAGATGCTGATCGGCCGCGACCTGGGCCTCTGA
- a CDS encoding DUF4333 domain-containing protein has product MARTVPIVLALALSAFAGCSASVGSDSVSGNDLAKQVSSQLAKKVGQVPDKVTCPSLKAKVGAKARCTLTDGAREYGVSVTVTKVNGSDVNFDIQVDNTPKS; this is encoded by the coding sequence ATGGCCCGGACCGTCCCAATCGTTCTCGCCCTCGCGCTGTCGGCGTTCGCCGGCTGCTCTGCATCGGTCGGCTCGGACTCGGTCTCCGGCAATGACCTGGCCAAGCAGGTGTCGAGTCAGCTCGCCAAAAAGGTCGGCCAGGTCCCGGACAAGGTCACCTGCCCGTCGTTGAAGGCGAAGGTGGGGGCGAAGGCCCGCTGCACCCTCACCGACGGCGCCCGCGAGTACGGCGTGTCGGTGACGGTCACCAAGGTGAACGGCTCCGATGTCAACTTCGACATCCAGGTGGACAACACCCCGAAGTCGTAA
- the thpR gene encoding RNA 2',3'-cyclic phosphodiesterase produces the protein MFVAVVPPEGAVEDLDGFLEVRRGAADFRWTSADQWHLTLAFMADLAERKLDDLVARLGRAAARRHPMACRFAGGGAFPNAARAKVLWAGVETDDPVELSRLATGCRAAASKAGAPVDGQRFRGHLTLARIGHPVEATRWVRLLDGYRGPEWTIDRIALVESHLGEGPRRRPRHEVLETFDLGATG, from the coding sequence ATGTTCGTGGCAGTGGTTCCCCCGGAGGGGGCGGTCGAGGACCTCGACGGCTTCCTCGAGGTACGACGCGGAGCAGCCGACTTCCGGTGGACCTCGGCGGACCAGTGGCACCTGACCCTGGCCTTCATGGCCGACCTGGCCGAGCGCAAGCTGGACGACCTTGTCGCCCGGCTCGGCCGTGCGGCCGCGCGTCGGCACCCGATGGCCTGCCGGTTCGCCGGGGGCGGAGCGTTCCCGAATGCCGCGCGTGCGAAGGTGCTCTGGGCCGGCGTCGAGACCGATGACCCGGTCGAGCTGAGTCGGCTCGCCACCGGGTGTCGTGCCGCCGCCTCGAAGGCGGGCGCCCCCGTCGACGGCCAACGCTTCCGCGGGCACCTGACCCTGGCCAGGATCGGGCACCCGGTCGAGGCGACCCGGTGGGTGCGGTTGCTGGACGGCTACCGCGGACCGGAGTGGACGATCGACCGGATCGCCCTCGTCGAGAGCCACCTCGGCGAAGGGCCGAGGCGTCGCCCGCGCCACGAGGTGCTCGAGACCTTCGACCTGGGGGCCACCGGATGA
- a CDS encoding MOSC domain-containing protein: protein MRVHRVGLSTMKGARHEERDEVELAASGPVDDRILCVVDVESRAVLRTVANPMLLRTRAHWSDPVLRLELPGGEVTGELDPGEVLDFDYWGRRPALRLQSSVHAAALSDLLGLPVRLARVTTPADVVYGAPVTIVTTSDLAELGSRAGVPDLLGEFARFRATLTLDDGSDPLPTDATGVRVQVGTATIELLRPIPRCAVIDLDPWTGQRNRHLLETLAGYRREAGEIWFGHYARVVSPGRCAAGDRVRLVDPRE from the coding sequence ATGAGGGTCCATCGGGTCGGGCTGTCGACGATGAAGGGCGCCCGGCACGAGGAGCGTGACGAGGTCGAGCTCGCCGCGAGCGGGCCGGTCGACGACCGGATCCTCTGCGTGGTCGACGTCGAGTCCCGCGCGGTGCTGCGCACGGTGGCCAACCCCATGCTGCTCCGGACCCGGGCGCACTGGAGCGATCCCGTCCTCCGTCTGGAGCTGCCCGGCGGCGAGGTGACCGGCGAGCTCGACCCGGGTGAGGTGCTGGACTTCGACTACTGGGGTCGCCGGCCGGCCCTGCGTCTGCAGAGCAGCGTCCACGCGGCCGCGCTCTCGGACCTCCTCGGCCTCCCGGTCCGGCTGGCGCGGGTCACCACCCCCGCCGACGTCGTGTACGGCGCACCGGTGACGATCGTGACCACCAGCGATCTGGCCGAGCTCGGGTCGCGGGCCGGCGTACCCGACCTGCTCGGGGAGTTCGCACGGTTCCGCGCCACCCTGACCCTCGACGACGGCAGCGATCCGCTCCCGACCGACGCCACCGGAGTCCGCGTGCAGGTCGGGACGGCGACGATCGAGCTGCTCCGACCGATCCCGCGCTGCGCCGTGATCGACCTGGATCCGTGGACCGGGCAACGCAATCGACACCTGCTGGAAACCTTGGCGGGATATCGTCGAGAGGCCGGTGAGATCTGGTTCGGACACTATGCCCGGGTCGTCTCGCCCGGCCGGTGCGCCGCCGGTGACCGCGTTCGACTTGTCGATCCGAGAGAGTGA
- a CDS encoding ACT domain-containing protein, giving the protein MSYLLRVQLPDVPGSLGRLASAVGMAGGNIDAIEIVSRDGGLAVDDVFLAADGGVMPDSIVSACQQIEGVTVLWISRYAAGTNLFLDLEAVESMTEDPATAANTLVDLVPDVFRVDWGLRIRRTDEGMEVLHRTSAAPSELPQDIEWPEDKVHQLNLGDLIVAGARIGGDEAIVIARRGGPVFLESELARLRHLAALAASISR; this is encoded by the coding sequence ATGTCCTACCTGCTGCGTGTGCAGCTGCCCGACGTGCCCGGATCTCTCGGCCGCCTGGCGTCCGCCGTCGGCATGGCCGGCGGCAACATCGACGCCATCGAGATCGTCTCCCGCGACGGCGGGCTCGCCGTCGACGATGTCTTCCTGGCCGCCGACGGCGGGGTGATGCCGGACAGCATCGTGTCGGCCTGTCAGCAGATCGAGGGCGTGACGGTCCTGTGGATCTCGCGGTACGCCGCCGGCACGAACCTCTTCCTCGACCTGGAGGCGGTCGAGTCGATGACCGAGGACCCGGCCACCGCCGCGAACACGCTCGTCGACCTGGTCCCCGACGTGTTCCGTGTCGACTGGGGTCTGCGGATCCGGCGTACCGATGAGGGCATGGAAGTTCTGCACCGGACATCCGCCGCGCCCTCCGAGTTGCCCCAGGACATCGAGTGGCCCGAGGACAAGGTGCACCAGCTCAACCTCGGTGACCTGATCGTCGCGGGCGCGCGGATCGGCGGCGACGAGGCGATCGTGATCGCCCGACGTGGCGGCCCTGTCTTCTTGGAGTCCGAGCTCGCTCGCCTCAGGCACCTCGCCGCGCTGGCAGCCTCGATCAGTCGCTGA
- a CDS encoding alpha/beta hydrolase family protein, whose translation MHPRTAAVGLAIAGLLLTAAPAHAVAKPEPGSAAYELRDLQNIAAAYGRITGPGGQLRNPAYLPALIAQGNATSTAQLLAQAATPTHPELTTGALVPGWNVGNPLRAGWAGTRGQMQKVAFTDRYGALLHGTVYRPMPHARDPYSHRRLRGPFPGVVITEGSVQGSEGMYRWLAEDLAERGYVVLTYDVQGQGTSETLPHTSGSALPFCNVLSKPLAGEMTPCPGVPFQQLANFVVGTRDALSFFTSDPRRHYPNPRAAAAKVDAFNPYWRSWNRTPDRRTVTAGRTTRIAIIGHSLGAAAVSKVQGIDKRVEAVVALDKLTGPDSTGALDGAGNRPKVPALAVQSEYGFTVTPWQLSGGSSLVPGPSPQGPDPMRERRTGYDAWASRGLDTMLVVPRASTHLEYTDIPLVLPASRYGQDLASHYTQAWLDRYLKHRDNDQALTGTAFRYLEPVGHGRWSPVTLHRGSLLSFYYCSAWHFRDHGRWRVDGDVAQVGGCSG comes from the coding sequence GTGCACCCACGGACAGCCGCAGTCGGGCTTGCGATCGCCGGTCTGCTGCTGACCGCTGCGCCGGCCCACGCCGTCGCCAAGCCAGAGCCGGGCTCTGCGGCGTATGAGTTGCGTGACCTGCAGAACATCGCCGCGGCCTATGGCCGGATCACCGGACCGGGCGGTCAGCTGCGCAACCCGGCGTACCTGCCGGCTCTGATCGCGCAGGGCAACGCGACGAGCACCGCACAGCTGCTCGCGCAGGCCGCGACGCCCACGCACCCCGAGCTCACCACCGGGGCCCTGGTGCCGGGCTGGAACGTCGGCAACCCGCTGCGCGCGGGCTGGGCGGGGACCCGCGGGCAGATGCAGAAGGTGGCCTTCACCGACAGGTACGGCGCGCTGCTGCATGGCACCGTCTACCGTCCGATGCCGCACGCCCGCGACCCCTACAGCCACCGTCGGCTGCGTGGCCCGTTCCCGGGCGTGGTCATCACCGAGGGGTCCGTGCAGGGAAGCGAGGGGATGTATCGCTGGCTCGCGGAGGACCTGGCCGAGCGTGGCTACGTCGTCCTCACCTACGACGTCCAGGGTCAGGGCACCAGCGAGACGCTGCCGCACACCTCGGGCTCCGCCCTGCCGTTCTGCAACGTCCTCTCCAAGCCGCTCGCCGGTGAGATGACCCCGTGCCCCGGCGTGCCCTTCCAGCAGCTCGCCAACTTCGTGGTCGGCACCCGGGACGCGCTCAGCTTCTTCACCTCAGACCCGCGCCGTCACTATCCGAACCCGCGCGCCGCGGCCGCGAAGGTCGACGCGTTCAACCCCTACTGGCGATCCTGGAACCGCACTCCCGACCGGCGCACGGTCACTGCGGGGCGCACGACCCGGATCGCGATCATCGGACACTCGCTCGGCGCCGCCGCGGTGTCGAAGGTGCAGGGCATCGACAAGCGCGTCGAAGCCGTCGTCGCGCTGGACAAGCTCACCGGGCCGGACTCGACCGGCGCGCTCGACGGGGCTGGCAACCGACCGAAGGTCCCGGCGCTCGCGGTGCAGTCCGAGTACGGCTTCACGGTCACGCCCTGGCAGCTCAGCGGCGGCTCGTCGCTGGTGCCGGGTCCCTCACCGCAAGGCCCGGACCCGATGCGCGAGCGACGCACGGGCTATGACGCGTGGGCCAGCCGTGGACTGGACACGATGCTCGTCGTACCCCGTGCATCGACGCACCTGGAGTACACCGACATCCCGCTGGTGCTGCCTGCGAGCCGGTACGGCCAGGACCTCGCCAGCCACTACACACAGGCGTGGCTGGACCGTTACCTCAAGCATCGCGACAACGACCAGGCCCTCACCGGTACGGCGTTCCGCTACCTCGAGCCCGTGGGCCACGGCCGCTGGTCACCAGTGACCCTGCATCGTGGGTCGCTGCTGAGCTTCTACTACTGCTCGGCCTGGCACTTCCGCGACCATGGCCGCTGGCGGGTCGACGGCGACGTCGCGCAGGTCGGCGGGTGCTCGGGCTGA
- a CDS encoding bacterial transcriptional activator domain-containing protein: MSSPAERLCTAAEAAMAAGEVRQAEALVTDALTEVSNLEDRVRARCTQARLALLAGRETTDLIALLRREAGEVIDTDPTAARTLLVQAVLLMLYAWRPDTVPVAEQAFALVEPADEAMHARVETMLGLALVVAGDPDRALGHLSRSTELLRIGGPPQEMLQTLEHVVVALAGIERYADAMTLCRRYVRVVRRTAADGLLPTVLCLTANTAFFLAELDEMEVAASEALNLARSRGLASGEAFARVCLALVLALRGARVEAEEHARAAAAVLDEVGLAVLVPTTWSARGLAALGLADWDAAVAAYDELARLFAEVPTPRGLLHWHADRLEALWRSGAHERAREALRVAEDGVELQGPWEQAVVTRAAALVDDTPHAEVLFGRALTLHEDAASPFERARTQLCFGEWLLDAGRTEEATAQLGAARAVFAELDTRGWRDRAAALLERACSPKVADGARLRVVQDSGPVRVQAFGPITLVRDDLRERVPMGGPGGLLRYLVAVGGSAHVDKVIDDLWPDAELSRGGERLRTLLARARRRFGPIVVRDGATIRWASGVSVDIDEFGELARLALSKDDAAIDHARAAMELVRGDVLPLERYADWAVVARERHRQQRLALLDLLAADHLRHGRLSAAADHLRRAIDDEPLDESRRARLAEILIRGGDRVGALAVLSDAERAADELGVPVSPVVRDLRRRVAEGGEPA, encoded by the coding sequence ATGAGCTCACCAGCCGAGCGCCTGTGCACGGCCGCCGAGGCCGCGATGGCGGCTGGTGAGGTTCGTCAGGCGGAGGCGCTGGTGACGGACGCGCTCACTGAGGTGTCCAACCTCGAGGACCGCGTGCGTGCCCGCTGCACGCAGGCACGCCTCGCTCTGCTCGCCGGGCGAGAGACCACCGACCTGATCGCGCTACTGCGCCGCGAGGCAGGTGAGGTGATCGACACCGATCCGACGGCGGCGCGAACGCTGCTGGTCCAGGCGGTGCTGTTGATGCTCTACGCGTGGCGGCCCGACACCGTGCCGGTCGCCGAGCAGGCGTTCGCCCTGGTGGAGCCCGCCGACGAAGCCATGCACGCCCGGGTCGAGACGATGCTTGGCCTGGCGCTCGTCGTGGCCGGGGACCCGGACCGGGCCCTGGGGCACCTCTCCCGGAGCACCGAGCTGCTGCGCATCGGCGGCCCGCCCCAGGAGATGCTGCAGACCCTGGAGCACGTCGTCGTCGCGCTGGCCGGCATCGAGAGGTACGCCGACGCGATGACCCTGTGTCGGCGCTACGTGCGGGTGGTACGCCGTACTGCCGCCGACGGCCTGCTGCCGACGGTGCTGTGCCTGACCGCCAACACCGCGTTCTTCCTCGCCGAGCTCGACGAGATGGAGGTCGCCGCCTCCGAGGCGCTCAACCTCGCGCGCAGCCGTGGGCTGGCCTCCGGCGAGGCCTTCGCACGCGTCTGCCTGGCGCTGGTGCTGGCGTTGCGGGGCGCCCGCGTCGAGGCAGAGGAGCATGCCCGGGCCGCAGCGGCGGTGCTCGACGAGGTGGGGTTGGCGGTGCTGGTGCCCACGACCTGGTCGGCCCGCGGGCTGGCCGCGCTCGGCCTCGCGGACTGGGACGCGGCCGTCGCGGCCTACGACGAGCTGGCGCGCCTGTTCGCGGAGGTGCCGACGCCGCGCGGTCTGCTGCACTGGCACGCGGATCGCCTCGAGGCGCTGTGGCGCTCGGGCGCGCACGAACGCGCCCGCGAGGCGCTGCGCGTCGCCGAGGACGGCGTGGAGCTGCAGGGACCGTGGGAGCAGGCGGTGGTCACGCGCGCTGCTGCCCTCGTCGACGACACCCCGCACGCCGAGGTGCTCTTCGGCCGCGCGCTGACCCTGCACGAAGACGCTGCCTCGCCCTTCGAGCGGGCCCGCACCCAGCTCTGCTTCGGTGAGTGGCTGCTCGACGCGGGCCGCACCGAGGAGGCCACCGCGCAGCTCGGGGCGGCCCGGGCGGTCTTCGCCGAGCTGGACACGCGAGGGTGGCGGGACCGAGCCGCCGCGCTGCTCGAGCGCGCCTGCTCACCGAAGGTGGCCGACGGTGCACGACTGCGGGTGGTCCAGGACTCGGGTCCGGTGCGCGTTCAGGCCTTCGGGCCGATCACGTTGGTGCGCGACGACCTCCGCGAACGGGTGCCGATGGGCGGGCCGGGTGGGCTGCTGCGCTATCTGGTCGCCGTCGGTGGATCGGCCCACGTCGACAAGGTGATCGACGACCTGTGGCCCGACGCCGAGCTGAGCCGCGGCGGGGAGCGGCTGCGCACGCTGCTGGCCAGGGCCCGTCGCAGGTTCGGGCCGATCGTCGTCCGCGACGGCGCCACGATCCGCTGGGCGTCCGGCGTCAGCGTCGACATCGACGAGTTCGGCGAGCTCGCCCGGCTCGCCCTGTCCAAGGACGATGCCGCCATCGACCATGCCCGGGCGGCCATGGAGCTGGTGCGCGGCGACGTGCTGCCGCTCGAGCGGTACGCCGACTGGGCGGTCGTCGCCCGGGAGCGTCACCGCCAGCAGCGGCTGGCGCTGCTGGACCTGCTCGCCGCCGACCACCTGCGTCACGGGCGGCTCAGCGCTGCCGCCGATCACCTGCGCCGGGCCATCGACGACGAACCCCTGGACGAGTC